Proteins encoded together in one Triticum dicoccoides isolate Atlit2015 ecotype Zavitan chromosome 7B, WEW_v2.0, whole genome shotgun sequence window:
- the LOC119339321 gene encoding 50S ribosomal protein L27, chloroplastic-like, translating to MVFTLVGAFKGLSLASSSSFLRGNRAALPGGTTGGVGVATVPARELTIQMAHKKGAASTKNGRDSKGHQRLGVKIYGDQLAKPGAIIICQRGTKVSLSAPV from the exons ATGGTGTTCACGCTGGTGGGAGCCTTCAAGGGCCTGtccctcgcctcctcctcctccttcctccgcgGCAACCGCGCCGCGCTCCCCGGCGGCACCACTGGTGGCGTGGGCGTGGCGACGGTGCCGGCACGCGAGCTGACCATCCAGATGGCGCACAAGAAGGGGGCCGCGAGCACCAAGAATGGCAGGGACTCCAAGGGCCA ccagcgCCTCGGGGTCAAGATTTATGGCGACCAGCTTGCCAAGCCCGGCGCCATTATCATCTGCCAGCGCGGCACCAAGGTCTCCCTCTCTGCCCCTGTCTAG